Sequence from the Rutidosis leptorrhynchoides isolate AG116_Rl617_1_P2 chromosome 3, CSIRO_AGI_Rlap_v1, whole genome shotgun sequence genome:
TAACTACCTGGTAGCTAGTTACTTCAGATCATGTATGTACGTACATATATaagttttgatttaaaaatttGTAGGATTACATGGAATCTAGGAAGAAGATGAAAGACATAATCAAGATTGATGAACCTTGCAGGTATAATTAAGATAAAGTTTGTGacttttttttcttatttaataCCCACATGGAAATAATAACCGTaattttattaaatttatttttagaACGGAATGATACGAGTAATAAATTGCTTGAAGTGCAAATATACTGTAGAATGATGTTTTTTATATATCTGGTTGGAGAGCAACCATATGTACGATCCTAATCAAAAAATTGCACCCATTTGGTGCATTTTAGCATGAAACCTGGTCCCCGGCTAATTTGTTCATCCATACGAGTATATCTTTGCAGATTGCACTAGCTACTAGTAGTTAGCTAGCTAGTATATACAGATAATTTACTACTTCAAATTCTACAGTATATATTTTCGTTCTTGTTACTTTCATTTTTAGTAATCTATACAAATAAATACAtagtatatttatattatttttaatgtGCACTACATATTGTCTTGTCGTTCTTGCATTTCCAGGAAAGAAAGCATCTTATGTAGTGCAGAAGCAAATAATCATGATCTTGGTATGTGactatattcatattcataatataTATAATGTGTGTTTGTAGGTGTATGCATGTATGTGTGTGAATTAGTTGTTTTTATGTGTAATTTACTCCTTTGTTTTTTGAAAGGCTGGCTAGAAGGAGATATGATGATCCCGATAAAAAAGAGAAGAGGAACCATTGGGAAAAAAGTGAACCTTGATATTCAAGAAGATAATGTGATAACTAAGGAAACAATGGAACAGAAATCGATAATGAAGATGAACAATAATGATGATAAGAAAGTGAATATGGAAGGACCACGGTGTAGCCGAGTAAACGGATGGGGATGGAGGTGCAGTCAGCATACACTTGGGGGGTACGCATTGTGTGATCATCATTTAGGAAGAGGAAGACTTAAAAGCATGAAGACTAACGTTCGTGGTCGGGTTTTAAAAGAACAAGAGGccaagaaaaataaatataaagaagttGAAGATGATGAGGAGGAGGAGGATGATGACGAATTGATCGATGATGGGGAGGTGGAATTAGTCTCGTCATTTATCGAGGCCGCCAAGAAACTCGGTAAAAGGGAGAAGGTTGGAGTGGTAAAGGCAAGATCTCTAAGCAGTTTGTTGAGCCAAATAGACAATTGATGCATGCATGGAGAGACTAATTTGAGAAGTTACTTATTAAAAAGAGAGTTATATGTTTAGTTGCAATTAATCCAGAAAAGATTATATGTACATTGTTGTAAAGAGGGCAAGTGATGTTATATATGTATGCTTATGTTTGTTTACAAATGGATTACTATTTCTTATTCTTGGACTAATTGTTGTGGTATTATCTCCAAATTAAATGAAGATTGACTTGATTGAGAGTTCCATAACTATGGCATTAAACAAATGTTACATATATAATGTTTTCTCAAGTAAATTGTTACATACAATCATGAACCACTagatattattactaacacataaATGATTCATGTGTGTAATATCTATATAGATCTAAAAGGGATTTAGAACGATTCAGTTAGTATTGGTTGACGTATATACGAAAATGATTGGTTATATACAAAGAAGTGACAattatggaatatatatatatatatatatatatatatatatatatatatatatatatatatatatatatatatatatatatatatatatatatatatatatatatagcgcgcACACACATATATATCACTACAAATAAATGTTCACTTTTTGACGCTTTCATTATTTTTGACGATAAAATATATGAATAAATTCGCATGTTTTTATCATCTATAAGTGTCACAAAGTTGGAAGCGTGGAAAAATATGATGTCAAAAATTTTAAGCGTCaaaaaatatggtgtcaaaaattattaactttttgaCACTTTTTAGTGTTAATGAGTTTTTCTTTTTGACGTTTTTAAGTGTCAAAAAATTTGTGACACTTATGGGTGTCAAAAACATGTTAAATTATTCACATTTTAAGACGACAAAAACTAAGCAAATGTTAAAAATGAAAACTTTTTTGTAGTGTgtgcgtgtgtgtatatatatgtgtgcgcGCGCACTATAAAATAGTTATGCATTAGGCATGAATTTGACTTTTAAGAAGAAAATGgaaatggcacaatcttgatttgttaaattaccagaataccctggaaaagaccgaatcatcaagaaatattttcttgatatattagagattaaatagaatacaagagtcgtatgacatagcacatgatgacgttatgatctgtgaatcatcacgtttcatttagaaactcagcatgaattactgtaatataatcacgttgatcaagtgttattatattatactaactcatgcttcagttcccaacactgcttcaataacatttaagttcaaacttttcatattttagaaactaaaacagtttcctttctgatgtaacactgatatcgtgaagagataaatgatttcagataagaatagttatgataatatcttcagaaatatcgaggatatttataatgaaagatacgatgatatcttagaa
This genomic interval carries:
- the LOC139902103 gene encoding uncharacterized protein, giving the protein MRIRKHFLSHSAATPPPSGLHDGDHHHPLIVVQHQLLQQLHPNKINRYPHDDHTLISKLSDQSHRPSPPSSAHETTQIGLQPSGAATHLNKRTKDYMESRKKMKDIIKIDEPCRKESILCSAEANNHDLGWLEGDMMIPIKKRRGTIGKKVNLDIQEDNVITKETMEQKSIMKMNNNDDKKVNMEGPRCSRVNGWGWRCSQHTLGGYALCDHHLGRGRLKSMKTNVRGRVLKEQEAKKNKYKEVEDDEEEEDDDELIDDGEVELVSSFIEAAKKLGKREKVGVVKARSLSSLLSQIDN